The genomic interval TGGGCATCGTGCGGGCGCTCGCGCTGGGCCCGGACCTCCTGCTCTTCGACGAGCCGACGTCGGCGCTCGACCCGGAGCTGGTCGGCGAGGTGCTGCTCGTGATGAAGGAGCTCGCGGACGAGGGCTGGACGATGGTGGTCGTCACGCACGAGCTGTCGTTCGCGCGGGCCGTCGCGGACGAGGTGCTGTTCCTCGACGACGGCGTCGTGCTGGAGCGAGGAGCCCCGCGCGAGCTGTTCACCGACCCGCGCGAGGAGCGGACGCGGCAGTTCCTGCACCGGATCCTCAACCCGCTGGACTGACCGTGGCCAGTAGGCTCGCGAGCATGGGATCTGACCTCACCGTCGGCTACGCCGCCATGCTCGAGCAGTTCCACCCCACGGAGGTCGTCGACCTGTCGGCGTACGCCGAGCAGCACGGTTTCTCGGGCGTCATGGCGGCCGACCACTACCAGCCGTGGGTGCCGCAGCAAGGGCAGGCTGCGTTCGTCTGGAACGTGCTGACGGCCCTGGGCGAGCGCACGCGCGGTGACATCGGACCCGGCGTCACGGCGCCGACGTTCCGCTGGCACCCGGCGATGGTCGCGCAGGCCAGTGCCACGCTGGCCGCGATGTACCCGGGCCGGCACTGGCTGGGCATCGGTGCGGGTGAGGCGCTCAACGAGCACATCATCGGGGGCTACTGGCCCGAGGCGGCCGAGCGCAGCCACCGCATGTTCGAGGCCATCGAGATCATCAAGAAGCTGTTCCGGTCCGGCATCGAGGGCAAGGACGTCAAGCACCGCGGCGAGTTCTACACGCTGGAGTCGACGCGGCTGTGGACCATGCCCGAGGTGCCGCCCGAGATCCTCGTGGCCACCGCCGGACCCATCAACGCCAAGCGCACCGGAAAGCTCGCCGACGGCATCATCACGGTGGGGGCGCCGCTGGAGAAGATCGCGATGCTGTTCGGCAAGTTCGAGGAGGGCGTCCGCGAGTCGGGCCGCGACCCGCAGGGCATGCCGAAGGTGCTCCAGGTCCACCTGTCGTGGGCGCCCACCGACGAGGAGGCGCTGGCCAACGCGCTGACCGAGTGGCCCAACGGCGGCATGAAGTTCCCCAAGGCCGACATCCGCTCGCCGCACGACTTCGCGCAGATCGCCAAGCTGGTGCGCCCCGAGGACTTCGAGGGCCGCATGGTCGTCAGCGCCGACCCCGACGTGCACCGCGCCGCCATCCAGCGATACGTCGACCTCGGGTTCGACCGCGTGTACCTGCACAACGTGGGCCGCAACCAGCGGGAGTGGATCGAGGTCTTCGGCCGCGACGTGCTCCCCAAGCTGTCCCGGTGAGCGCAGTGCCGAACGCGCCGGCGGCCCGGCGGCTGACCGTCTGGGCTCCGGCGGGGCTCGGGGAGGTGCGCCCCGGTGACGACCTCGCCGCTCTCGTCGGCGACCTGCTCGACGGCGAGGGGCTCGCCGAGGGCGACGTCGTCGTCGTGACCTCCAAGGTGGTCTCGAAGGCCGAGGGGCGCGTGGTCATGGCCGTCGACCGCGAGCAGGCCATCACCGACGAGACGGTGCGCGTGGTCGCCACGCGACGGCGCGAGGGACTGGCGCCCCTGCGGATCGTCGAGAACCGGCTGGGCCTGGTCATGGCCGCGGCGGGCGTCGACGCGTCCAACACGCCCGAGGGCACGGTGCTGCTGCTCCCGGCCGACCCGGACGCGTCCGCCCGCGCGCTGCGCGACGCCCTGCGCGCACGGTTCGGGATCGAGCGGCTCGGCGTCGTCGTGACGGACACCGCCGGGCGTGCCTGGCGTGACGCGCTGGTCGACGTCGCCGTCGGGGCCGCGGGGGTCGCCGTCGTCGACGACCTGCGCGGCGGCGTCGACGCGCACGGGCGGCCGCTCAGCGTCACGGTCACGGCCGTCGTCGACGAGATCGCCTCCGCGTCCGAGCTGGTCCGTGGCAAGGCCGCGGGCCGCCCCGTCGCCGTCGTGCGCGGGGTGGGGCGGCTGGTCCCCGCGGGCTGGACGCCCGACGACGGTGGCGCACGCCTGCTGGTGCGCCCCAGCGCCGACGACCTGTTCCGTGAGGGCAGCGCGGAGGCGTACGCGCGGGGGTACGACGACGCGGCGGCCGGGCGCGAACGGAAGGGCTGACCGGCAGGCCGGCCCGGGCGCTGCCGGCGTCCGGCCCGCGGTGCCCCGTCGTCAGTGCCCGTCGTCAGTGCCCGTCGTCAGTGCCCGTCGTCAGTGCCCGGACTCCAGCTCCGCGGTGACCCGTGCCGTCACCTCGATGTCGTGCGGGCGCAGGTCGAACCCGCCGGTCTCCAGCGCCGAGGCCCGGGCCAGGTGCCGAGGGGAGGGGCCGTCCGGCTGGAGCCCGAGGCCCGGGTGCAGGCCCTCCTCGTAGAGCGCGACGAGACGCACCGGGCTCAGGTCGAGCGCGGCGGCGTAGTCCTCGGCGCGCCCGAGCGCGTCGCGCGACGCCTCCGCGCGGACCATGCGCAGCAGGTCGTCGCGCGTGGTGTCGGTCAGCGTCCACTCGACGCGCAGCACGTCGACGCCGTCGAGCGCACCGGCCTGTGCGACGAGCTCGCCCAGCGCGTCGAGCCGTGTGAAGGTCACCTGCACGTCGGCCCCCGCGCGGTAGCGCGTGACCTGCTCCTGCTGTCCGGGTGCGACCCCGCGCCCCGCGGGCACGAGCACCCAGTCGGAGAACGCCCAGACGCGCACGTCGGGCGACTGCCAGCCGGTGGCGTCGCCGGCGTCGACGTGGCGTCGCGCGGCCGCGGCGACGGCGGCATGCGCCCGCTGGGCGGCCGCGAGGACGTCGGCTCGCGCATCGCCGGCGACGTTCACGGACAGGTAGATGGTGCCGCGCTCGGGGGCGAGGGAACGAGTGGCGGAACCGTGGACGGCGATTCGAGGCATACCACCATTTTCCGCTCCCGAACCGGGATCGGGCCCGTCGAACGAGGGAACGCCGTCCCGGGCGCGGGACGGCCTCCGCGGCTGGGCGCCAGGACGCTCAGTGGTCGCTCGGTTCGACGCGCACAGGGGCCTCTGGCGTGGCGCGCACGAGGAACCTGCGCGCGCCCACGCACAGCCCGTCGACGCTGATGGCGCCGACGGGTGACGGGTCGGCCAGGTGCGCGGCGAGCCCGCCGTCGGGTGTCGGCTCGAGGCCGAGCACGGCCGTCAGGATCGCCACCGACGACGCGGCCGACCACGCCTGCGGATGGCACGAGGCCGGGTACGGAAGCGGGCCGGGTCCGTCGCCCACGGCATTGCCTCCGTACAGCTCGGGCATCTGGTAGTCCCAGTGGGGCGCCGCCTCGAGCAGGCCGCGCACGAGCTCGCCCGCTTCGGCGCCGAAGCCCGCCTTGGCGAGCCCCAGCACCGCGATCGCGGTGTCGTGCGTCCACACCGACCCGCGGTGGTAGCCCAGGGGCCAGTACCCGGCGGACGTCGTCGACAGGGTGCGCAGGCCGTAGCCGGAGGACATGTCGGGCGCCACGAGCCGGTGGGCGACGACGCGCTCCTCGTCGGTGTCGAGGATGCCCGTGCCGACCAGGTGGCCCATGTTCGAGGCGACGGCGTCGACGGGCGCGCCGTGCCGGTCGAGCGCGATCGCGACGTAGGGGCCGACGTCGTCGTGCAGCCAGAACTTCTCGCGGAAGCGGTGCTTGAGCGTGGCGGCCCAGGCGCGCCACTCGTCGGCGCCGGGGCGGCCGAACGCGTCGAGCAGCGTGGCGGCGCCCAGTGCCGCCTCGTGCGCGTAGGCCTGCACCTCGGACAGCGCGATGGGGCCCTCGGCGAGCCGGCCGTCGCGCCACTGGATCGAGTCGCCCGAGTCCTTCCAGCCCTGGTTGGACAGGCCGTGCCCGGTCGTGTCGGCGTAGTCGAGGAACCCGTCGCCGTCGGCGTCGCCGTGGTCGCGCATCCACCCCAGGGCCGCCTCGAGCGCCGGCAGCAGGTCTGCGACGTCGTCGGGCGCCAGGCCCCAGCGCCACGCGTCGTGCAGCAGGCACACCCACAGGCTCGTGGCGTCGACCGTGCCGTAGTAGAGGGGCGGCAGCGTCATGCCGCCCTCGCCCCGCAGCTCCTGGCTGCGCACCTCGTGAAGGATCTTTCCGGGCTGCTGCGACGTCGTCGGGTCGTCGTGCGTGCCCTGACGTGCGGCGAGCGTGCGCAGCGTGCCGCGGGCCAGGTCCGTGCCGAGCGGCAGCAGCATGCGCGCGGCCCAGATCGAGTCGCGGCCGAACAGCGTGAAGAACCACGGTGCGCCCGCGGCCAGGAACGTCTCGCCGGGCGCGAAGGCGGCACTCATCCGCAGCCCGGCCAGGTCGCTCAGGGAGCGCGCGACCAGCGGGGCGAGGCGGCGGTCGTCGGCCTCGACCTGGGGCACCGTCCACTCGGGGTCGGGCCGCGCCGGTGCCTCGACGACGCCGGGCACGCGCGAGTGCGCCGACCACCCCACGGTCACCCGGCCGCCCGGTACGACGCGCACGTCCCACGCGAGCGTCGCACCGCCGTCGTCGGCGACGACCTCGGCGCCCGGGGCGGAGACCTCGACGACGGCGGCGCCGTCGGTCCATCGCAGACCCTGCGAGACGTCGGGGCGCAGGGGAGTGGTCGCCAGCCCCTGCTTGACGGTCTCGGTGCGTGTCAGATCGGAGGCGAGGCGCACCGTGACGCGGCCGGCGACGGGCTCGGCCGTCCCGCAGGTCAGCTCGAGCGACTCGCTCACCTGGCCTGGGCGCACCGTGCGGCGGCGACGCAGGGCCGCCGTCGGATCGGCGCCCGGGCCGTCGATCATGCGCAGCACCGCGGTCGACTCCGACGTCCCGGGGCCGGTGCCGCCACCGCCCACGGGCTCGGGCAGCACGCCGTCGACACGCACGACCACCTCGGACAGCACACGCACGTCGGCGTGGTAGACGCCCTGCGCCCCGGCGGGAAAGACCTGCCCGTCCGCGCCGGACCACACCTGGCTCGGTGCCGCGACGGTGGCGTGCAGGTCGTGCAGGAAGGGCTGGACCGGCGTGGCCGGGGTGGGATCGACGTCCATCGGTGCTGCTCCTTGACGGCGGCGAGAGCCGGTTCGGCAACTCGGGTGGCACGTGTTGAGCGATTCCCGGGGTGAGATTAGCGTCACACGTGAGATCCATCAGAAGCCAAAACCGCCGTTCCGGCATCTGGGCAGGACTTGGAGGAGTCGACGATGGGTAGCACGTTCAGGGTGCCCGCACGGGCACGGAAGGGCCGCCCGATCGGGGCGGCCGTGGCAGGGGTCGCCGTGCTGGCGCTCGCCGCGTGCGGCGGGGGATCCGGGTTCGACGAACCCGGTCAGAACGGCACCGGGGGAGGCGGAGCGCTCCGCGTCCTCATCGGTTCCTCCGGAGACGCCGAGACGCAGACGGTGACCCAGCAGCTTGCCGACTGGTCCGCCCAGTCCGGGACGCAGGCCAACCTCAGCCTCGCGACCGACCTGCCCCAGCAGCTCGCACAGGGCTTCGCGGCCGGCTCGCCGCCCGACGTCTTCTACGTCTCCACGGAGGCGTTCCCCGGCTGGGCCGCCAACGGGTCGCTCGAGCCGTACGCCGACCAGCTCGACGCCGACTTCTACCCGACGCTCAAGGCGTCCTTCACGTTCGACGGCCAGTTCTTCTGCGCCCCCAAGGACTTCTCGACGCTCGCGCTCATCATCAACGACACCGCATGGCAGGCGGCCGGCCTCACCGCGGCCGACTACCCGAAGACGTGGGACGACCTGAAGGCCGTCGCGCAGAAGCTCACCACGGGCACGCAGGTGGGCTTGTCGTTCGGTCCCGAGTGGGCGCGCGTGGGTGCGTTCATGGCCCAGGCCGGAGGGCATCTGCTGGACGCAGACGGCTCGGCCGACGTCGACACTCCGCAGAACCTCCAGGCGCTCCAGTTCGTCAACGACCTGCTGAGCTCGGGGGTCGCGGCCAAGCCGTCGCAGATCGACTCCGGCTGGGGTGGTGAGGCGTTCGGCACGCAGCGTGCCGCGATGACGATCGAGGGCAACTGGATCGTCGGCGCGATGCAGAACGACTATCCGGACGTGCAGTACACGGTGGTCCCGCTGCCCGAGGGCCCCGGCGGTCCGGGCACGCTCCAGTTCACCAACTGCTGGGGCATCGCCGCCGACTCGCGCAACAAGGAGGCCGCGATCGACCTCGTGAAGTTCCTCGTCTCCGACGAGCAGCAGATGGCCGCGGCCAAGGGCTTCGGCGTCATGCCGTCCGTCGAGTCGGTCGCCGACGAGTGGGCGAAGGAGTTCCCCGAGCAGCAGGCGTTCGTCGACGGCGCCCAGCACGCCCAGGGTGTCCCGCCGGTGCAGGGCTGGACCGAGGTGGTGGGCGACTTCAACGCCCAGCTCGAGGGTCTGCCGAACGCCGACCCGCAGTCGATCCTCACGTCGGTGCAGGGGTCGCTCGAGGCGATCGCGCCGTGACAGCCACGACCACGGGTCCGACGGCGGCGCCGCGCCGCCGCCGGACCCGGCCCTTCGCCGGGCGGCAGGGCGGTCAGGCCGTCGCCGGGTGGTTGTTCGTACTGCCCGTGCTGGTCATCCTCGGGCTGTTCATGGTCGCGCCGATCGCGATGGCCGTGTGGGTCAGCGTCTCGGACTGGGCCGGCCGCGGCAGCCCGTTCGCGTCGACCACGCACTTCGTCGGCGGCGCCAACTACGCGAACCTGCTCACGGGCGGCGGGCTCGCGCAGCGCGACTTCGCGACGTCGCTGCGCAACAACGTCTACTACGTCATCCTCGTGGTCCCGATCCAGACGGTCATCGCCCTGCTGCTCGCGGTGCTGGTCAACCGCCGGGTGCTGCGCGCCAAGGGGCTGTTCCGCACCGCGTTCTACTTCCCGTCGGTCACCAGCTCGGTCGCCATCACGGTCGTGTTCCTCTTCCTGTTCACGGCGTCGGGTGCCGTCAACCGGGTGCTGTCGGCGCTGAGCCTCGACGGACCCAACTGGATCAACGACCCGCGCGGCATCCTGCACCTGCTGCTGGGCGCGTTCGGGGTCTCCTCGCCGCCGGACGCGCTGCGTGCCGCACCGTTCCTGGGCCTGTCGTGGTGGGAGTGGCTCTCGGGCCCGTCGGTCGCCATGTGCGTGTTCATCATCATGGCGATCTTCACGACGTCGGGAACGTTCATGCTGCTGTTCATCGCGGCCTTGCAGAACATCGAGGGCGAGGTCGACGAGGCCGCGATGGTCGACGGTGCAAACGCCTGGCAGCGGCTGCGGCTCATCACGGTGCCGATGCTGCGGCCCACGATCTTCACCGTGGTCACGCTGGGCCTCATCGGCACGTGGCAGGTGTTCGACCAGATCTTCACGGGCACGCAGGGCGGGCCGGGCAAGACGACGCTGACGCCCGCGTTCCTGTCCTATCAGACGTCGTTCGTCAACCAGCGGTGGGGGAACGGCGCCGCGATCGCGTTCATCCTGTTCGCGATCATCGTGGTGATGACGATCATCCAGCGGCTGGTGCTCACCGAACGTGACACCGTCCCGCGGCGCAAGCGGTTCGTACGCCCCGGCCAGCAGCCGACGACGGCGGAGACGGCGAAGTGAGGCACCGTCCCTGGGCGGTGGGGACCGTCGTGCTGCACGTCGCCCTGGCGGCGCTCGCGCTGCTGTACATCTACCCGTTCCTCATCTCGATCGCGACGTCGTTCAAGACCGACGCCGAGGCCGTCGCCAACCCGCTCTCGCTCATTCCGCAGACGTGGTCGACGGCCGCGTACGAGAGGCTGTTCGTCCATTCCGACTTCCCGCTGTGGTTCCGCAACTCCGTCATCGTGACGCTGTGCGTCACCGCGGGCCGGGTGCTGTTCAACTCGCTGGCCGGCTACGCGCTCGCGCGCCTGCCGTTCCGCGGCCGGGGCGTCGTGTTCGCCGGGATCATCGCGGTCATGGCGGTGCCGGGCGTGGTGCTGCTCATCCCGCGGTTCCTGGTGATCAACACGTTCGGCATCTACAACACCTGGGCCGGCATCATCGTGCCGCTCCTTGTCGACGCCGCGGGGGTGTTCATCATGAAGAACTTCTTCGAGTCGATCCCGCCCGCCGTCGAGGAGGCCGCCCGCATCGACGGTGCCGGGACGTGGCGCATCTTCTGGTCGGTGGTGCTGCCGATGGCGCGGCCGGCGCTCGTGACCATCGTGATCCTCAGCTTCCAGGGGTCGTGGAACGAGCTGACGCACTTCATCGTGGCGTCGCAGCGTGCCGATCTGGTGACGCTCACCAAGGGAGTCGCCCAGCTTTCCTCCGGGGCGCTGAGTCAGGGGTCGCAGTTCCCGCTCAACCTGGGGGCGGCCGTCATCATGACGATCCCCGTGGCGGTCCTGTTCTTCGTCTTCCAGAAGCGAATCATGAACGCCAGCGCCGGTGCGGTGAAAGGATGAGGTAAGGACCGGTTTCACGCCCGGTCCGCGGCCAGGGGCGCACAGGGCGCCGTGTGCGCGTTCGGCGGCGGTCAATGGTGGCGCCCGTGCCTCGCGGTCGCGCACCGTAGAGACCGAATCGCCGGATGTCACCCTGGAGGAACCGTGCGCCCCACCGTCAAGAGGCTTGTCGCGCTCGTCGGCCTGACCGCCGTGCTCGCGCTGTCCGCCTGTGCCGATGCAGGTGACGCTGCCGAGGGTCACGCCGTGACCGACCCGAGCGTCGGCATCGCGTTCGACGGCGACGGCGCGGCCGTCGTGCCGTCGCAGGACGCGCAGGTCGTCGTGGAGGTGTTCAGCGACTTCCTGTGCCCGTTCTGCAAGCAGTTCGAGGAGTCCAACGCCGATGCCTTGCTCGAGCTTGCGGGCGACGACCGGTTCGACGTCCGCTGGCGCCCGGTCGCGTGGCTCGACCGGCACTCGGGGGCACCGAGTTCTCGACCCGGTCGGCCGCGCTGCTGCTGCACGTCGCGCAGGAGAGCCCGGAGCACTTCTGGGACGTCGTCCAGGCGGTCATGGCCGTCCAGGCCGACGGCCCGGGCATGACCGTCGAGGACCTGGCCGGCGTCGCCGCGTCGGTGGGCGTGGAGACGGATACCGCCGCTGCGATCACCGACGAGGCGCTGCGCAGCCAGGTGGTCGCCTTCTCCAACGCGGCGTCCGAGCTCGCGGTGCGGCACGTGCCGTGGGTGGTCGTCGACGGCGAGATGTGGGACCTGTCGGCCGACGACGCCGGGACGCTCCTCGACCGCGCGCACGCCGCCCTCGGCTGAGCCGAGAGGCGCCATCGAGCCTGATCGGCCCGACATCGACGTGCATCCGTGCTCGTCCACCGGCAGAGTGTGCACATGGCAGTCAGCCCTCGTGTCGCGCCCCTGATGAAGCGCGTGAACCCGCACATGGTGAAGTTCGCGAAGCGGGTGCCGCCCTGGGTGGTGATCACGCACGTGGGGCGCGTCTCGCACCGCACGTTCACGACGCCGCTGGTCGCGTTCGCGGCACGCGAGCCGCTCGACCTGTCCGTGACCGCCGCACCCGGGCTGCCCGTCGAGACCAAGGGGGTGCGCGACATCCTGGTCGCGATCCCGCTGCCGTGGGGCGACGACACCGACTGGGCGCAGAACGTGCTCGCGGCCGGCCGGTTCGAGCTCACGCGCAAGGGCGTCACGTACAGCGTGACCGAGCCGCACGTGGTCGACGCCGAGGAGGCGTCGCGCGTGGGCGTCAAGGCCGCGGCTGCGACGCGCCTGCTCGGCGTGGGCACGTTCCTCGTCGGAACGCTCCACACGACGACGCTGCCCGATCTGTGAGGGCGGCTCTCGCCGCGCGACGTCGCGCCGGCAGCGGGCGCTCGCGTCGCTAGCATGCGGGCATGACCACGAGCGCCACCGACCCCGCCGTTCCCGCCCCCGCCGCGTCCTGGTGACGGGGGCCTCGTCCGGGATCGGGGCCGCGACCGCGCGCCGGCTCGCCGCGGACGGCTGGTCCGTCGTCGCGGCCGCGCGCCGCGCCGACCGCCTGGCGTCGTTGGGCGACGGCATCGAGGCGTACCCGCTGGACGTCACGTCCGACGACGCCGTCGCGGCTCTCGCCGCGCACCTGACGGCGACGGGCGGGCTGGACGCCGTCGTCAACAACGCGGGCGGCGCGTTCGGGCTCGACCGCGTCGAGGACGCCGACCTGGCCCAGTGGCAGCGCATGTACGACGTCAACGTGCTGGGCGCGCTGCGCGTGACCAAGGCCGTCCTGCCGCTGCTGCGCGCGTCGGCCGCCGTGACGGGCGGTTCCGACGTCGTCGTGCTGACGTCGACGGCGGCGTACGCGACCTACGAGGGCGGGTCCGGGTACACGGCCGCGAAGCACGCCGAGCGCATGTTCGCCACGACGCTGCGCTGGGAGCTCGCGGGCGAGCCGTTGCGCGTGGTCCAGATCGCGCCGGGCGCGGTCGCCACCGAGGAGTTCTCGCTCGTGCGGTTCGACGGCGACGCCGCCCGCGCGGCGGCGGTGTACGAGGGCTACCAGCCGCTGGTCGCCGACGACGTCGCGGACGCGATCGCGTGGACCCTGTCGCGGCCCGCGTACGTGAGCATCGACGAGCTCGTGATCCGGCCGCGCGCGCAGGCCAGCAACTGGAAGACGGTGCGCAACGGCGTGTGAACCGTCGCACCGACATATCGGCTGGCGGTATCGGGGGCGCGGCCACGGGTGGGTTCGCATGAGTCCACGATGGGCGGAGCCGGAGCCCTGGGACCCGCCGTGGCGGCCCTTCCCACGGACCCGGTTCGAGCGCTCGGCGCGGTTCTGGGTGAACGCCTACCCGCTGCGGTGGCGCGAGGCGCACGGCGACGAGCTGCTCGGAGTGCTCGAGGAGGTCGTGCGCGCCGGCGGCGGTTCGCCCCCGCGGCGGCCCCGGCCGGTGACCGGCAGGCTTCCGCCGCCGTGGGGCGCGTGCGTCCGCCAGGTCGACGGCCGGTCGTCGACGGCCGGTACGATGGCCCGCACAGGCACCGATCCGGCCATCACCGGGGAGCCTCCGGAAGAAGGGCGGCATCGCCGCTTGGTAGAACCGGACGGGTAGGCCCGTCACAGCCTCGAACGAGCGGTCGGCCCCTCGTCGTCGCACCCTGGTGGTGCGCCCGGCGTCGGGACGGCAAGCGGGGTGGTACCGCGGCGCGCGGCCTGCCGGACCGGCAGCGGCGAGCGTCGTCCCCGCAGTGTCCCGCCGCACTCTCGTTCGAGGAGCACCGCTTCCATGGCCTACCCGCTGCATCGCACGCCGTCGTCGGACGCCACGCAGACCCCCGGCACCCCGCCTGCGCCGGGCATCCCCGCGTCCCCGGACCTGCCCGCGCTCGAACGTGAGGTCCTCGACTACTGGGCACAGGACGACACGTTCCAGGCGTCGGTCGAGAAGAACGAGGCCGGTGAGCAGGGCAGCAACGAGTTCGTGTTCTACGACGGCCCGCCCTTCGCCAACGGCCTGCCCCACTACGGCCACCTGCTGACCGGCTACGCCAAGGACGTCGTCCCGCGCTACCAGACCATGCGCGGACGCCGCGTCGAGCGCCGCTTCGGCTGGGACACCCACGGCCTGCCCGCCGAGCTGGAGGCCATGAGCCAGCTCGGCATCAAGACCAAGGACGAGATCCTGGAGCTGGGCCTGGAGAAGTTCAACGCCGCCTGCCGCGAGAGCGTCCTGAAGTACACGGGCGAGTGGCGCGAGTACGTGACCCGTCAGGCCCGCTGGGTCGACTTCGACAACGACTACAAGACGCTCAACCTGTCGTACATGGAGTCCGTGATCTGGGGCTTCAAGCAGCTGTGGGACAAGGGGCTGGTCTACGAGGGCTTCCGCGTGCTGCCCTACTGCTGGAACGACCAGACCCCGCTGTCCAACCACGAGCTGCGCATGGACGACGACGTCTACCAGGTCCGCCAGGACCCGTCGGTCACGGTGGGCTTCCCGGTGACGGCCCCCGCCGCCGGGCAGGACGTGGTCCGCGAGGGCGACCTGCTCGTCATCTGGACGACGACGCCGTGGACGCTGCCGTCCAACCTGCTGGTCATGGTCGGGCCCGACGTCGAGTACGTCGTCGTCGAGTCCTCGTTCACGGGCGAGGCGCGCCGCTACGTGCTGGCGGCCGAGCGCGTGGCCGCCTACGCCCGCGAGCTGACCGACGAGGGCAACGAGGCGCCGACCGTCGTCGGCCGCCTGACCGGCGCCCAGCTCGCCGGGACCGCGTACCAGCCGCCGTTCTCGTACTACGCCGGCCACCTCAACGCCCACCGCGTCGTCGAGGCCGACTTCGTCACGACGACCGACGGCACCGGCCTGGTCCACAACGCGTCCGCGTTCGGTGAGGACGACAAGGTCGTCGCCGACCGCGAGGGCATCGAGCCCGTGATCCCCGTGGGCCCCGACGGCAAGTTCACGTTCCCCGTCGTCGACTACGAGGGGCTGCAGGTCTTCGACGCCAACGCGCTCATCATCGACCACCTCAAGGCCCGCACCCGCGCCGACGGCGGCGCGCTCGGCGCCACCACCGACGGCACCGTGCTGGTGCGCCGCGAGCAGCACGCGCACTCCTACCCGCACTGCTGGCGGTGCCGCCAGCCGCTCATCTACATGGGCGTGTCGTCATGGTTCGTCGAGGTCACCAGGATCAAGGAGCGCATGCTCGCGCTCAACGAGGGGATCGCCTGGACGCCCGACCACATCCAGCACGGCATCTTCGGCAAGTGGCTGGAGAACGCCCGCGACTGGTCGATCACCCGCAACCGGTTCTGGGGATCGCCCGTGCCGGTGTGGAAGTCGGACGACCCGCGCTTCCCGCGCATCGACGTCTACGGCTCCCTGGAGGAGCTCCAGCGTGACTTCGGGGTCGAGGTCACCGACCTGCACCGGCCCTACATCGACCGCCTGACCCGCCCCAACCCGGACGACCCGACGGGCCAGTCGACCATGCGTCGCGTCGAGGACGTCATGGACGTGTGGGTCGACTCCGGCTCGATGCCGTACGCGCAGGTGCACTACCCGTTCGAGAACGCCGACTGGTTCGAGCACCACTACCCGGGCGACTTCATCGTCGAGTACATCGGCCAGACCCGCGGCTGGTTCTACACGCTGCACGTGCTCGCCACGGCCATCATGGACCGCCCGGCGTTCAAGTCGGCCGTCTCGCACGGCATCGTCCTCGGCTCCGACGGCCGCAAGATGTCCAAGTCGCTGCGCAACTACCCGGACGTCAACGAGGTCTTCGACCGCGACGGCTCCGACGCCATGCGCTGGTTCCTCATGGCCTCGCCCATCCTGCGCGGCGGCAACCTCGTGGTCACCGAGGACGGCATCCGCGACGCCGTCCGCCAGGTGCTGCTGCCGCTGTGGAGCACGTACTACTTCTTCACGCTGTACGCCAACAACGCGAAGGTCCTGGGGCAGGGCGCGGGTTACGTCGCCTCCCCGCTGACCGAGGACGGCGTCCCGGGCCTGCCCGCGATCGACCGCTACATCGTGTCGAAGACGCACGAGCTCGTCGCCGACGTCACCCGCCAGCAGGACGCCTACGACATCGCCGGGGCCTGCGAGTCCGTCCGCGTGTTCCTCGACGTCCTGACCAACTGGTACGTGCGCACCCAGCGCGACCGGTTCTGGGCCGAGGACGCCGACGCGTTCGACACCCTGTACACGGTGCTCGAAGTGCTGTGCCGGGTCATGGCTCCGCTCGCCCCGCTGCTGACCGAGGAGATCTGGCGTGGC from Xylanimonas allomyrinae carries:
- the ileS gene encoding isoleucine--tRNA ligase, whose translation is MAYPLHRTPSSDATQTPGTPPAPGIPASPDLPALEREVLDYWAQDDTFQASVEKNEAGEQGSNEFVFYDGPPFANGLPHYGHLLTGYAKDVVPRYQTMRGRRVERRFGWDTHGLPAELEAMSQLGIKTKDEILELGLEKFNAACRESVLKYTGEWREYVTRQARWVDFDNDYKTLNLSYMESVIWGFKQLWDKGLVYEGFRVLPYCWNDQTPLSNHELRMDDDVYQVRQDPSVTVGFPVTAPAAGQDVVREGDLLVIWTTTPWTLPSNLLVMVGPDVEYVVVESSFTGEARRYVLAAERVAAYARELTDEGNEAPTVVGRLTGAQLAGTAYQPPFSYYAGHLNAHRVVEADFVTTTDGTGLVHNASAFGEDDKVVADREGIEPVIPVGPDGKFTFPVVDYEGLQVFDANALIIDHLKARTRADGGALGATTDGTVLVRREQHAHSYPHCWRCRQPLIYMGVSSWFVEVTRIKERMLALNEGIAWTPDHIQHGIFGKWLENARDWSITRNRFWGSPVPVWKSDDPRFPRIDVYGSLEELQRDFGVEVTDLHRPYIDRLTRPNPDDPTGQSTMRRVEDVMDVWVDSGSMPYAQVHYPFENADWFEHHYPGDFIVEYIGQTRGWFYTLHVLATAIMDRPAFKSAVSHGIVLGSDGRKMSKSLRNYPDVNEVFDRDGSDAMRWFLMASPILRGGNLVVTEDGIRDAVRQVLLPLWSTYYFFTLYANNAKVLGQGAGYVASPLTEDGVPGLPAIDRYIVSKTHELVADVTRQQDAYDIAGACESVRVFLDVLTNWYVRTQRDRFWAEDADAFDTLYTVLEVLCRVMAPLAPLLTEEIWRGLTGGRSVHLADWPTRRERSREQASPDGALASWLEIDLPDVPGTLDSALVAAMDEVRAVVSTSLGLRKANKLRVRQPLASLTVAVDDPAALADYAGLLRTELNVKDVTLLTLDAGTAERFGIVERLAVNARAAGPRLGRGVQAVIKASKAGAWTRDAAGAVVVTTDDGEVPLLESEYDLTTVVGSGAEGSALAAAVLPGGGFAVLDLALTPELEAEGYARDVVRDVQDARKAAGLEVADRITLTLTVPAERVAAVEAHRELVMSETLATALTVSAADGDRTVQVAKA